The following are encoded in a window of Rosa chinensis cultivar Old Blush chromosome 4, RchiOBHm-V2, whole genome shotgun sequence genomic DNA:
- the LOC112199739 gene encoding uncharacterized protein LOC112199739, giving the protein MEELCNFDSFWGQKADATGKMGLLPEQKMTGALRMLAYGAAADQCDEITRMGASTALECLKKFCRQVEFLYGGWFLRPPNLADLYRLLNRRQRHGFLGMIGSIGCMHWEWKNCPTGWAGAFSGRKGRPTIILEAVASYDTRIWHAFFGTPGAQNDLNVLGASNVFERVIGGTAPLVEFEVNNKRLFKLEDLRAIMISCIILYNMIVDDEFVEEEFVESQEADLMNPTMATVYDRPVHPDTGAPIPFEPVGRDGQNFPAFMDREFQVESAYLHKCLQDDLVMHNWNMDGN; this is encoded by the exons ATGGAAGAACTATGCAACTTCGATAGTTTTTGGGGACAAAAAGCAGATGCCACTGGAAAAATGGGACTGCTTCCCGAACAAAAAATGACAGGTGCCCTGAGAATGCTTGCGTACGGTGCAGCTGCAGATCAATGTGATGAGATCACTAGGATGGGGGCTTCTACAGCGCTGGAATGTCTCAAGAAATTTTGTAGACAAGTCGAGTTTCTTTATGGTGGGTGGTTTCTTCGTCCTCCAAATCTCGCTGATTTATATAGGCTTCTCAACAGAAGACAACGCCATGGGTTTCTAGGCATGATTGGGAGCATCGGTTGCATGCATTGGGAGTGGAAGAATTGCCCAACCGGCTGGGCTGGAGCTTTCTCGGGTCGAAAGGGTAGACCAACTATTATTCTTGAAGCAGTGGCGTCTTACGACACGCGTATATGGCACGCCTTCTTCGGAACCCCTGGAGCCCAAAATGACCTAAATGTTCTGGGTGCGTCTAATGTGTTCGAGCGTGTCATAGGTGGAACTGCTCCTCTGGTTGAGTTTGAAGTCAATAACAAAAG ATTGTTTAAATTGGAGGATCTTCGAGCCATTATGATAAGTTGTATCATTCTTTATAACATGATTGTGGATGATGAGTTTGTTGAGGAAGAATTTGTGGAGTCTCAAGAAGCTGATCTAATGAATCCAACAATGGCAACCGTCTATGACCGGCCTGTGCATCCCGATACTGGAGCACCTATTCCTTTCGAACCAGTAGGGAGAGATGGACAAAATTTTCCTGCATTCATGGATCGTGAATTTCAGGTAGAGTCAGCCTACCTCCACAAGTGCCTGCAAGATGATTTGGTGATGCACAATTGGAACATGGATGGTAACTGA